Proteins encoded within one genomic window of Couchioplanes caeruleus:
- the infB gene encoding translation initiation factor IF-2 produces MPGKARVHELAKELGVDSKTVLAKLKEMGEFVKSASSTVEAPVARRLRGALDAQGGAAPAAPAAAASSAPAPSAPRPTPSTARPQPPRRPAAPAAGAPSAPTSPAPSPGAMARPKPPVPGRPGPTPGPVAKPASAHDIEVAAAEARASALKAEQEAAVKAAQAARTRDAERRAQQPPADGASRPRPPGPGTVPPRPGSPAAARPGAPGTPTPGRPGPGGSPRPPARGPGNNPFGVSGGGAPRPTPSAMPRPNQPGMPPRPSPASMPPRPSPASMPAQRPGRPGGPGAGRPGGPGGGGGRGGPGGGGFRPGGGGGGAGGGFRPGGGGGAGGGGYRGGPGGGGGGGGGYRGGPGGGGGGPVGAGAPGRPGGGGRGRGGGAAGAFGRPGGRPTRGRKSKKQRRQEFDNLSAPAMSSGAPRGNGQEIRLSRGASLSDFADKINANPGSLVQEMFNLGEMVTATQSCSDDTLLLLGEHLGFDVQIVSPEDEDRELLAQFNIDLDAEIAEDRLVTRPPVVTVMGHVDHGKTKLLDAIRKTNVVAGEAGGITQHIGAYQVQYEHNGEDRALTFIDTPGHEAFTAMRARGAQVTDIVILVVAADDGVMPQTVEALNHAKAAEVPIVVAVNKVDKPDANPEKVRQQLADYGLLAEEYGGETMFVNVAAKPGIGIDDLLEAVLLTADASLELTAPIDGPAQGVAVEAHLDKGRGAVATVLVQKGTLRAGDSIVAGGAHGRVRAMLDENGNQVPEAGPARPVLVLGLTSVPSAGDTFLAAEDDRTVRQIAEQRQARRRAASFANSRGRATLETLMEQLKEGEKTSLTLVLKGDGSGSVEALEDALFKIEIPDEIQLKVIHRGVGAITESDVNLASASSEQTATIIGFNVRASNKVKEMADRAGVEIRYYSVIYQAIEEIEAALKGLLKPEYEEVELGTAEIREVFRSSKIGLIAGCMVRSGLLRRNAKARVLREGVVVADSVTISSLKRFKDDATEVREGFECGLTLQGFGTPQVGDVIETFEMREKPRS; encoded by the coding sequence GTGCCAGGTAAGGCCCGCGTACACGAGCTCGCGAAGGAGCTCGGGGTCGACAGCAAGACCGTTCTCGCCAAGCTCAAGGAGATGGGCGAGTTCGTCAAATCCGCATCGAGCACGGTCGAGGCCCCGGTGGCCCGGCGGCTGCGTGGTGCCCTCGATGCCCAGGGCGGTGCCGCTCCGGCGGCCCCCGCCGCGGCGGCTTCGAGTGCCCCCGCGCCCAGCGCGCCCCGTCCCACCCCGTCCACCGCACGGCCGCAGCCGCCCCGCCGGCCCGCCGCCCCGGCCGCGGGTGCACCCAGTGCGCCCACGTCCCCGGCGCCGAGCCCCGGCGCGATGGCCCGGCCCAAGCCGCCGGTTCCCGGCCGTCCGGGCCCCACGCCCGGCCCGGTCGCCAAGCCGGCGAGTGCCCACGACATCGAGGTGGCGGCCGCCGAGGCGCGCGCCTCGGCACTCAAGGCCGAGCAGGAAGCCGCGGTGAAGGCGGCTCAGGCCGCCCGCACCCGTGACGCCGAGCGCCGGGCGCAGCAGCCCCCGGCCGACGGCGCCTCGCGCCCGCGCCCTCCGGGGCCGGGCACGGTTCCGCCGCGTCCCGGCTCGCCCGCGGCCGCACGTCCCGGCGCGCCGGGCACGCCCACGCCGGGTCGCCCCGGTCCGGGTGGCTCGCCGCGTCCGCCGGCGCGCGGTCCCGGTAACAACCCGTTCGGCGTCTCCGGCGGCGGCGCACCGCGCCCGACCCCCTCGGCGATGCCGCGTCCCAACCAGCCCGGCATGCCGCCGCGGCCGAGCCCTGCCTCGATGCCGCCGCGGCCCAGCCCGGCATCCATGCCCGCGCAGCGTCCCGGTCGTCCGGGCGGTCCCGGTGCGGGCCGTCCCGGCGGTCCGGGCGGTGGCGGCGGCCGTGGCGGCCCCGGTGGTGGCGGCTTCCGCCCCGGCGGCGGTGGCGGCGGCGCCGGTGGCGGCTTCCGCCCCGGCGGCGGTGGTGGCGCCGGTGGCGGTGGCTACCGCGGCGGCCCCGGCGGTGGTGGCGGCGGTGGCGGTGGCTACCGCGGCGGTCCCGGCGGTGGTGGCGGCGGACCGGTCGGTGCCGGTGCCCCGGGTCGTCCCGGTGGTGGCGGCCGTGGCCGTGGCGGCGGTGCCGCAGGCGCCTTCGGGCGTCCGGGCGGCCGGCCGACCCGCGGTCGCAAGTCGAAGAAGCAGCGGCGTCAAGAGTTCGACAACCTGTCGGCTCCGGCCATGTCGTCGGGCGCGCCCCGCGGCAACGGCCAGGAGATCAGGCTGTCGCGCGGCGCGTCGCTCTCCGACTTCGCCGACAAGATCAACGCCAACCCCGGCTCGCTGGTCCAGGAGATGTTCAACCTGGGCGAGATGGTGACGGCGACGCAGTCGTGCTCCGACGACACGCTGCTGCTGCTCGGCGAGCACCTGGGCTTCGACGTGCAGATCGTCAGCCCCGAGGACGAGGACCGCGAGCTGCTCGCGCAGTTCAACATCGACCTCGACGCCGAGATCGCCGAGGACCGCCTCGTCACCCGGCCGCCGGTGGTGACCGTCATGGGTCACGTCGACCACGGTAAGACGAAGCTGCTCGACGCGATCCGCAAGACCAACGTGGTCGCCGGCGAGGCGGGTGGCATCACCCAGCACATCGGCGCCTACCAGGTGCAGTACGAGCACAACGGCGAGGACCGCGCGCTCACCTTCATCGACACCCCGGGCCACGAGGCGTTCACCGCCATGCGTGCCCGCGGTGCCCAGGTGACCGACATCGTGATCCTCGTGGTCGCGGCCGACGACGGCGTCATGCCCCAGACGGTCGAGGCGCTGAACCACGCCAAGGCCGCCGAGGTGCCGATCGTGGTCGCGGTCAACAAGGTCGACAAGCCGGACGCCAACCCGGAGAAGGTCCGCCAGCAACTGGCCGACTACGGGCTGCTCGCCGAGGAGTACGGCGGCGAGACGATGTTCGTCAACGTGGCCGCCAAGCCGGGCATCGGCATCGACGACCTGCTCGAGGCCGTCCTGCTGACCGCCGACGCGTCGCTGGAGCTCACCGCTCCGATCGACGGGCCGGCGCAGGGTGTCGCGGTCGAGGCCCACCTCGACAAGGGCCGCGGCGCGGTTGCCACGGTCCTGGTCCAGAAGGGCACGCTGCGGGCCGGCGACTCGATCGTGGCGGGCGGCGCGCACGGCCGCGTCCGCGCCATGCTCGACGAGAACGGCAACCAGGTGCCCGAGGCGGGTCCGGCGCGTCCGGTCCTGGTGCTCGGTCTGACCTCGGTGCCCAGCGCGGGCGACACGTTCCTGGCGGCCGAGGACGACCGCACGGTGCGGCAGATCGCGGAGCAGCGGCAGGCTCGCCGCCGTGCCGCGAGCTTCGCCAACTCGCGCGGCCGCGCCACGCTCGAGACGCTCATGGAGCAGCTCAAGGAGGGCGAGAAGACCTCGCTCACCCTGGTGCTCAAGGGCGACGGCTCGGGTTCGGTCGAGGCCCTCGAGGACGCGCTGTTCAAGATCGAGATTCCGGACGAGATCCAGCTCAAGGTCATCCACCGCGGCGTCGGTGCGATCACCGAGAGCGACGTCAACCTGGCGTCGGCCTCGTCGGAACAGACCGCGACGATCATCGGCTTCAACGTCCGGGCCTCGAACAAGGTCAAGGAGATGGCCGACCGCGCCGGCGTGGAGATCCGCTACTACAGCGTGATCTACCAGGCCATCGAGGAGATCGAGGCGGCGCTGAAGGGCCTGCTCAAGCCCGAGTACGAAGAGGTCGAGCTGGGCACGGCGGAGATCCGCGAGGTCTTCCGCTCGTCCAAGATCGGTCTCATCGCGGGTTGTATGGTCCGGTCGGGTCTCCTGCGCCGCAACGCCAAGGCGCGCGTCCTGCGCGAGGGCGTCGTGGTGGCGGACAGCGTCACGATCAGCTCGCTGAAGCGGTTCAAGGACGACGCCACCGAGGTCCGCGAGGGCTTCGAGTGTGGTCTGACGCTGCAGGGCTTCGGCACGCCGCAGGTCGGCGACGTGATCGAGACCTTCGAGATGCGCGAAAAGCCGCGGTCGTAA
- a CDS encoding TRM11 family SAM-dependent methyltransferase yields MSRYALLLAPSANRVYADQAGRLSRAELAAFSPVLSGPLTDVAETTIGGVGYLTFAGELEARDIAYLSNLSAAYALFLQVEDELLRPLTLSPLASFDSDLITIPKYAGKTNEQFTKLLLNLTLLASASAPRMLDGRLTVCDPLAGRGTTLNQALMYGYDALGIEIDGKDVEAYKLFLQTWLKRKRLKHTADLIPVRRQGRRAARRLEITLAASKEDHKAGDVRKVTVLHADTTQIDGLLRAGCADVLVADLPYGVAHGSHDDEGGMSRRPLDLLERAVPVWRTLLRTGGAIGLSWNTKVAKRELAEDILIANGLEIVPHDDLSHRVDQGIERDVVVARKVG; encoded by the coding sequence ATGTCCCGCTACGCCCTGCTGCTCGCCCCCTCCGCCAACCGCGTCTACGCCGACCAGGCCGGCCGCCTCTCCCGAGCGGAACTGGCGGCGTTCTCCCCGGTGCTCTCCGGCCCGCTCACGGACGTCGCGGAAACCACCATCGGCGGCGTCGGCTACCTCACCTTCGCAGGCGAACTCGAGGCGCGAGACATCGCGTACCTGTCGAACCTGTCGGCCGCCTACGCTCTCTTCCTGCAGGTGGAGGACGAGCTGTTGCGCCCGCTCACCCTCAGCCCGCTGGCGAGCTTCGACAGCGACCTCATCACCATCCCGAAGTACGCCGGCAAGACCAACGAGCAGTTCACCAAGCTGCTGCTCAACCTGACCCTGCTCGCCTCGGCGTCGGCGCCGAGGATGCTCGACGGCCGGCTCACGGTCTGCGACCCGCTCGCGGGCCGCGGCACCACCCTCAACCAGGCCCTCATGTACGGCTACGACGCCCTCGGCATCGAGATCGACGGCAAGGACGTGGAGGCGTACAAGCTCTTCCTGCAGACCTGGCTCAAGCGCAAACGGCTCAAGCACACCGCGGACCTGATTCCCGTACGCCGCCAGGGCCGCCGCGCCGCCCGCCGCCTCGAGATCACGCTCGCGGCGAGCAAGGAGGACCACAAGGCGGGTGACGTGCGCAAGGTGACGGTGCTGCACGCCGACACCACGCAGATCGACGGCCTGCTGCGCGCCGGCTGCGCGGACGTCCTGGTCGCCGACCTCCCGTACGGCGTCGCGCACGGCAGCCACGACGACGAGGGCGGCATGTCGCGGCGGCCGCTGGACCTGCTCGAACGCGCCGTACCGGTATGGCGGACGCTGCTGCGCACGGGTGGAGCGATCGGACTGTCCTGGAACACCAAGGTGGCCAAGCGAGAACTCGCCGAGGACATCCTGATCGCCAACGGCCTGGAGATCGTCCCCCACGACGATCTGAGCCACCGCGTCGACCAGGGCATCGAGCGCGACGTGGTGGTCGCCCGGAAAGTCGGATGA
- a CDS encoding DUF503 domain-containing protein — protein MYTETALFDLLLPGDSRSLKQKRSYVRPIIAMLRKFEVSVAEVGMHDLHGRAQLGVAVVAAEPGQARAVIDTCEHQVAGRPEIELLSVRRRLYGDDD, from the coding sequence ATGTACACGGAGACTGCGCTCTTTGACCTGCTCCTGCCCGGCGACTCGCGGTCGCTCAAACAGAAGCGTTCCTACGTGCGGCCGATCATCGCGATGCTGCGCAAATTCGAGGTCAGCGTCGCCGAAGTCGGGATGCACGACCTGCACGGCCGAGCTCAGCTCGGTGTCGCCGTAGTGGCGGCCGAGCCCGGTCAGGCCCGGGCCGTGATCGACACGTGCGAGCACCAGGTGGCGGGACGCCCCGAGATCGAGCTGCTGTCGGTCCGCCGCCGCCTCTACGGCGACGACGACTGA
- the rbfA gene encoding 30S ribosome-binding factor RbfA gives MSDPAKTRRHAERVRELVASLVREIKDPRLGMVTVTDARITGDLRDAHVYYTVLGDQTEQASTAAALESAKGMLRSRVGHALGLRHSPSLTFVLDNVLDHAKEIDDLLAAARHRDAEVQRLAAGKKYAGDPDPYKSDDEDDEDGEAVDERVGAEEKR, from the coding sequence ATGTCGGACCCGGCCAAGACGCGACGGCACGCGGAGCGGGTGCGGGAGCTGGTGGCTTCGCTGGTGCGCGAGATCAAGGATCCCCGGCTCGGCATGGTGACCGTGACCGACGCCCGGATCACGGGTGACCTGCGCGACGCCCACGTGTACTACACCGTGCTGGGCGACCAGACCGAGCAGGCCTCGACCGCCGCCGCGCTGGAGAGTGCCAAGGGCATGCTGCGCAGCCGGGTCGGGCACGCGCTCGGGCTGCGGCACTCGCCCAGCCTCACCTTCGTGCTGGACAACGTGCTGGACCACGCCAAGGAGATCGACGACCTGCTCGCCGCGGCGCGGCACCGGGACGCCGAGGTGCAGCGGCTGGCCGCCGGCAAGAAGTACGCGGGCGATCCGGACCCCTACAAGTCCGATGACGAGGACGACGAGGACGGCGAGGCGGTCGACGAGCGAGTGGGCGCCGAGGAGAAACGGTGA
- a CDS encoding DHH family phosphoesterase, whose product MTETVATTVPVSVSEREWADAVRTVREFAPAGRVLLICHVSPDGDALGSMLGFALGLRRLGVRDLQATFPDPFEIPEPFVDLPGLDLLVPESQAYPDPDLVLVFDVASESRLGGLVDRLATARATVVLDHHASNTRFGGVHLVDATAAATAVVAEQLLDRLDVPLDVEIAECLYVALATDTGSFRFDMTTPRVHEMAARLIATGLRPGEISRRIFDSRPFGAMKLFADVLGRAQLDPTAAAGHGMVWTYATLDDLARHEQRPYVLDALIDPVRCVAEVDVSVVVKEIAEGEWAVSLRSKGAVDVSAVAVALGGGGHRLAAGFTGYGAPGEVVVAIREHLDAHLIV is encoded by the coding sequence GTGACGGAGACGGTCGCCACGACCGTGCCGGTCAGCGTTTCCGAGAGGGAGTGGGCCGACGCCGTACGGACGGTCCGGGAGTTCGCCCCGGCCGGGCGGGTGCTGTTGATCTGTCACGTCAGCCCGGACGGTGACGCGCTCGGCAGCATGCTCGGTTTCGCGCTGGGCCTGCGTCGTCTGGGCGTACGGGACCTGCAGGCCACCTTCCCGGACCCGTTCGAGATCCCGGAGCCGTTCGTCGACCTGCCCGGCCTGGATCTGCTCGTGCCGGAGTCGCAGGCCTACCCGGACCCCGACCTGGTCCTGGTCTTCGACGTGGCCTCCGAGTCCCGGCTCGGCGGCCTCGTGGACCGGCTGGCGACCGCCCGGGCCACGGTGGTGCTCGACCACCACGCCTCCAACACCCGCTTCGGCGGTGTGCATCTGGTCGACGCCACCGCGGCCGCGACCGCCGTGGTGGCCGAGCAGTTGCTCGACCGGCTCGACGTGCCGCTCGACGTGGAGATCGCCGAGTGCCTGTACGTCGCCCTGGCGACCGACACCGGGTCGTTCCGCTTCGACATGACCACGCCGCGGGTGCACGAGATGGCGGCCCGGCTGATCGCGACCGGGCTGCGTCCCGGGGAGATCTCCCGGCGCATCTTCGACAGCCGGCCGTTCGGGGCGATGAAGCTCTTCGCCGACGTGCTGGGCCGCGCGCAGCTCGATCCCACGGCGGCGGCCGGGCACGGGATGGTCTGGACGTACGCGACCCTGGACGACCTGGCCCGCCACGAGCAGCGCCCGTACGTGCTGGACGCCCTCATCGACCCCGTCCGGTGCGTGGCCGAGGTGGACGTGTCCGTGGTGGTCAAGGAGATCGCCGAGGGCGAGTGGGCGGTGTCCCTGCGCAGCAAGGGCGCGGTCGATGTGAGCGCCGTGGCGGTCGCGCTGGGCGGGGGCGGTCACCGGCTCGCCGCCGGGTTCACCGGCTACGGCGCACCGGGCGAGGTCGTGGTCGCGATCCGCGAGCACCTCGACGCTCATCTGATCGTCTAG
- a CDS encoding MATE family efflux transporter, whose translation MSPPAVVDRTLNRRIAGLALPALVVLAAEPLYVLVDTAVVGHLGRVPLAAVAVGGTVMSLAVWFGTLMAYGTTGRAARRFGAGDRTAAVAEGVQASWLALTTGVLLIVFVQIFADPLCRALASDPQAAGAAADWLRIAVLGAPGLLLAAAGNGWMRGVQDTRRPLWFVLGANVLSAALCPLLVYPAGWGLTGSAAANVAAQSVSGALFLWAIARERAPLRPVPAVIGNQLLLGRDLLLRGAAFQACWFSATAVAARFGVAAVGAHQIALQLWFFAALALDAVAIAAQSLVGAALGAGDERAARAVARRVTVVGGVAGVAFAVLAAAGAGVIPGIFTGDRSVHDQAAVVWPWFVGMLPFAGVVYALDGVMIGAGDVGYLRTMTLVGAVGGFLPLIWLAYAFDWGLPGIWAGLALFTLVRLVALLIRWRGPRWVVLGASR comes from the coding sequence ATGAGCCCGCCCGCCGTCGTCGACCGCACTCTCAACCGGCGGATCGCCGGCCTGGCCCTGCCGGCTCTGGTGGTGCTCGCGGCCGAGCCGCTCTACGTCCTGGTCGACACCGCCGTGGTGGGTCACCTCGGCCGGGTTCCGCTCGCCGCGGTCGCCGTCGGTGGCACGGTGATGTCGCTGGCCGTCTGGTTCGGCACGCTCATGGCGTACGGGACGACGGGCCGCGCCGCCCGCCGGTTCGGCGCCGGTGACCGCACCGCCGCCGTCGCCGAGGGCGTGCAGGCGTCCTGGCTGGCGCTGACGACCGGCGTCCTGCTGATCGTGTTCGTCCAGATCTTCGCCGACCCGCTGTGCCGCGCCCTGGCGAGCGATCCGCAGGCCGCCGGTGCCGCCGCGGACTGGCTGCGCATCGCCGTGCTGGGCGCCCCGGGCCTGCTGCTCGCCGCGGCCGGTAACGGCTGGATGCGTGGGGTGCAGGACACCCGCCGCCCGCTCTGGTTCGTCCTCGGCGCGAACGTGCTGTCCGCGGCGCTCTGCCCGCTGCTGGTCTATCCGGCGGGCTGGGGACTCACGGGTTCCGCGGCCGCCAACGTCGCCGCCCAGTCCGTCTCCGGCGCCCTCTTCCTGTGGGCGATCGCGCGGGAACGGGCGCCGCTGCGGCCGGTGCCGGCGGTCATCGGCAACCAGCTTCTCCTCGGCCGCGACCTGCTGTTGCGCGGCGCGGCGTTCCAGGCCTGCTGGTTCTCGGCAACCGCGGTGGCAGCCCGCTTCGGGGTGGCCGCGGTCGGCGCACACCAGATCGCGCTGCAGCTCTGGTTCTTCGCCGCGCTGGCCCTGGACGCGGTGGCGATCGCCGCCCAGTCGCTGGTGGGCGCGGCGCTCGGCGCCGGCGACGAACGGGCCGCCCGCGCGGTGGCCCGCCGGGTCACGGTCGTCGGCGGGGTCGCCGGGGTGGCCTTCGCGGTGCTCGCCGCGGCGGGCGCGGGCGTGATTCCCGGGATCTTCACCGGCGACCGGTCGGTGCACGACCAGGCGGCGGTGGTGTGGCCGTGGTTCGTGGGCATGCTCCCGTTCGCCGGCGTCGTCTACGCCCTCGACGGCGTGATGATCGGGGCCGGTGACGTCGGCTACCTGCGCACGATGACCCTGGTCGGCGCGGTGGGTGGATTCCTGCCGCTCATCTGGCTCGCGTACGCGTTCGACTGGGGCCTTCCCGGGATCTGGGCGGGTCTCGCGTTGTTCACGCTGGTCCGCCTGGTGGCCCTGCTGATCCGCTGGCGTGGTCCCCGGTGGGTGGTCCTGGGCGCGAGCCGTTGA
- the truB gene encoding tRNA pseudouridine(55) synthase TruB: MNADGLIVVDKPGGMTSHDVVARIRRLARTRRVGHGGTLDPMATGVLVIGVNRATRLLTYVIGSRKSYRATIRLGQTTVTDDAEGEVTGSVSAAEVTDEGIRSGLAAQAGEIDQVPSAVSAIKVNGQRAYKRVRDGEQVELAARRVTVHRLDVGEIRRRGEVVDVDVDVDCSSGTYIRAIARDLGRTLGVGGHLTALRRTAVGGLSLGEAATLEQLEERAPDVVSLPMAEAARRAFPQREASVEEARVLSHGGPLEPVGIEGPYAVFGPAGELLAVVSERGGKARAEIVLAPA; the protein is encoded by the coding sequence GTGAACGCGGACGGTCTCATCGTTGTGGACAAGCCGGGCGGGATGACGTCCCATGACGTCGTCGCCCGGATCCGGCGGCTCGCCAGGACCCGGCGGGTCGGCCATGGCGGCACCCTCGACCCGATGGCCACCGGGGTCCTGGTGATCGGGGTCAACCGGGCGACGCGGCTGCTGACGTACGTGATCGGCTCGCGCAAGAGCTACCGCGCCACGATCCGGCTCGGGCAGACCACGGTCACCGACGACGCCGAGGGCGAGGTGACCGGCAGCGTCTCCGCCGCGGAGGTCACCGACGAGGGCATCCGGTCGGGGCTCGCCGCGCAGGCCGGCGAGATCGACCAGGTGCCGAGCGCGGTGAGCGCGATCAAGGTGAACGGGCAGCGGGCGTACAAGCGGGTGCGCGACGGCGAGCAGGTCGAGCTGGCCGCCCGCCGGGTCACCGTCCACCGCCTCGACGTGGGGGAGATCCGCCGCCGGGGCGAGGTCGTCGACGTCGACGTCGACGTCGACTGCTCCAGCGGCACGTACATCCGGGCCATCGCTCGTGACCTGGGCCGCACGCTCGGCGTCGGCGGTCACCTCACCGCGCTGCGGCGTACGGCCGTCGGCGGCCTGTCGCTGGGCGAGGCGGCGACGCTCGAGCAGTTGGAGGAGCGCGCTCCCGACGTGGTCTCGCTGCCGATGGCCGAGGCGGCGCGCCGGGCCTTCCCGCAGCGCGAAGCGTCGGTGGAGGAGGCGCGGGTGCTCAGCCACGGCGGGCCGCTCGAGCCGGTGGGCATCGAGGGGCCGTACGCGGTCTTCGGCCCGGCCGGTGAGCTGCTGGCCGTGGTCTCCGAGCGGGGCGGAAAGGCGCGCGCGGAGATCGTGCTGGCACCCGCCTAG